One window from the genome of Pseudoalteromonas aliena SW19 encodes:
- a CDS encoding retroviral-like aspartic protease family protein, with translation MSHYTKLITLLLIGSLSLNAYLLWPKKAPIKTQKIVKNTSPKQQNSLLSIAKSQFKQHQFNAALNSYQQLKNSNPESAKNLYSSWLVQLKIWLNSDLLLSESLINTLLNKSPYNVELLNFQVEYLINSEQTQNAIIALFELFPLLSADQKNNANTRLNTLTQSELNALTEQQNWQAIIENIQIWLDYKSDNAQFLYPLAYAYYQQSDLISAQATLDRMPSQHNLKTQVQTLHAMIDKALSPSDYVTLAPYGAHYLITTEINSNLSTELMIDTGASVTSLPTNIIDQISPQPLYLGDVTVNTANGQIVVRRYQIESFKVGEQIIYGFEVLGIENVRGQGLLGMNFLSRFKFNINQQTDELELSAK, from the coding sequence ATGAGCCACTATACCAAGCTAATCACCTTGCTATTAATTGGCTCACTTAGCCTTAACGCTTATTTACTGTGGCCGAAAAAAGCGCCTATTAAAACCCAAAAAATTGTAAAAAACACATCACCAAAGCAACAAAATTCACTGCTAAGTATCGCCAAATCACAATTTAAGCAACACCAATTTAATGCAGCACTAAATAGCTATCAACAACTCAAAAACAGCAATCCAGAAAGTGCAAAAAACCTTTATTCATCGTGGCTTGTACAACTTAAAATATGGCTAAATAGCGATTTATTACTCAGCGAATCACTTATCAATACGTTATTAAATAAAAGCCCTTATAACGTAGAATTACTTAACTTTCAGGTGGAGTATTTAATTAATAGCGAGCAAACACAAAACGCCATTATTGCTTTATTTGAACTGTTCCCGCTGCTATCTGCTGATCAGAAAAACAACGCAAATACACGCTTAAATACGCTCACTCAAAGCGAATTAAACGCATTAACAGAGCAACAAAACTGGCAAGCTATTATTGAGAACATACAAATTTGGCTCGATTATAAAAGCGATAACGCACAATTTTTATATCCACTTGCGTATGCCTACTATCAACAAAGCGACTTAATTAGTGCACAAGCAACACTTGATCGTATGCCAAGCCAGCACAACTTAAAAACACAAGTGCAAACACTACATGCCATGATTGATAAAGCACTGTCACCTAGCGACTACGTAACCCTAGCCCCTTACGGCGCGCACTATTTAATAACCACCGAAATAAATAGTAATTTATCCACTGAACTAATGATCGATACAGGCGCAAGCGTAACCTCACTACCTACAAATATTATTGATCAAATTTCGCCACAGCCTTTGTATTTAGGCGATGTAACGGTAAACACAGCTAACGGTCAAATTGTTGTAAGGCGCTATCAAATTGAATCGTTTAAAGTGGGCGAACAAATAATTTATGGCTTTGAAGTACTGGGTATTGAAAATGTACGTGGACAAGGTTTATTAGGGATGAACTTTTTATCGAGATTTAAATTCAATATAAATCAGCAAACAGATGAGCTAGAGTTGAGCGCTAAATAA
- a CDS encoding HAD-IA family hydrolase — protein MIRFNRAIKPFSVLSFDLDDTLYDNRPIIKAAMKAQADYLNKLAGYQEKGPQYWQYCRELAVQQQPTLVDDVTQWRKQTLRLALSKLGFNQSDMEHHAKGAYNAFADARSNITVSDDILALLDNLSKQYTLIAITNGNAEVERFNLNNKFALVLQAGLHGKAKPHSTLFDQAAVHLGVNKNAILHIGDSLDSDVQGANNAGCQSVWLNNQTANYAYKGLADIEIADIHALTHLIKK, from the coding sequence ATGATCCGCTTTAATCGTGCTATTAAGCCATTTTCTGTACTTAGTTTTGACCTAGACGATACCCTTTACGATAATCGCCCTATTATTAAAGCCGCAATGAAAGCACAAGCCGACTACCTAAACAAACTCGCTGGCTATCAAGAAAAAGGCCCGCAGTATTGGCAATATTGCCGAGAACTTGCTGTACAACAACAACCAACCCTTGTTGACGATGTAACACAATGGCGTAAACAAACACTGCGCTTAGCACTATCAAAGCTTGGGTTTAACCAAAGCGACATGGAGCATCATGCAAAAGGCGCTTATAATGCTTTTGCTGATGCACGTAGCAATATTACAGTGAGCGATGACATACTTGCCCTGCTCGATAATTTAAGTAAGCAATATACATTAATCGCAATTACCAACGGTAATGCAGAAGTAGAACGTTTTAATTTAAATAACAAGTTTGCCCTTGTGTTACAAGCAGGTTTACATGGGAAAGCAAAACCGCACAGTACATTGTTTGACCAAGCAGCGGTACACTTAGGTGTTAATAAAAACGCTATTTTACACATAGGTGATAGCCTTGATAGCGATGTACAAGGTGCTAATAATGCAGGTTGCCAATCGGTTTGGTTGAACAACCAAACGGCTAATTATGCTTATAAAGGCCTGGCTGATATAGAAATAGCCGACATTCACGCTTTAACGCATTTAATTAAAAAATAA
- a CDS encoding tyrosine recombinase XerC translates to MNDDAPNTSELSDRWRTPIALFSDYLKFEKQYSAHTVNQYVSQLSFAALYFNKLCDDWFCVQGEHIRRYSMALRSKQLSGRTISLKLSCIRSLYKFLKAKNIAEQPYYHNPAVGIKGPKFAKPLPKNLDVDQMARLLEIPSDEPLAIRDKAMMELMYSSGLRISELVGANIRDISTANGEILVCGKGNKERLIPVGKKALDALQKWLIIRPQYAKPDEIAVFLSSQKNRISVRQVRLRMQEWGIKQGISSQVHPHKLRHSFASHILESSGDLRAVQELLGHSSLSATQVYTHLDFQHLAKVYDNTHPRAKKQTD, encoded by the coding sequence ATGAATGACGACGCGCCCAACACGAGCGAATTGAGTGACCGTTGGCGTACACCTATTGCTTTATTTAGCGATTATTTAAAATTTGAAAAACAATATTCAGCACACACCGTAAATCAATATGTAAGCCAACTTAGCTTTGCAGCGCTTTATTTTAATAAGTTATGCGACGATTGGTTTTGCGTTCAGGGCGAGCATATTCGCCGCTACAGTATGGCGCTACGTTCAAAGCAATTAAGTGGGCGGACTATTAGCTTAAAGCTCAGCTGTATTCGCAGTTTATATAAGTTTTTAAAAGCGAAAAACATTGCAGAGCAACCCTATTACCATAATCCTGCAGTAGGTATAAAAGGCCCTAAGTTTGCAAAGCCTTTACCTAAAAATCTCGATGTAGATCAGATGGCACGCTTACTCGAAATCCCCAGTGACGAACCTCTTGCGATCAGAGATAAAGCAATGATGGAACTTATGTACTCATCTGGGTTGCGCATTAGCGAGTTAGTTGGTGCCAACATACGCGATATTAGCACTGCTAATGGCGAAATTTTGGTCTGTGGTAAAGGCAATAAAGAGCGGTTAATTCCAGTAGGAAAAAAAGCGTTAGACGCATTGCAAAAATGGTTAATAATACGCCCTCAATATGCAAAACCTGACGAAATAGCGGTATTTTTAAGTAGCCAAAAAAATCGTATTTCGGTTCGCCAAGTTCGCTTACGCATGCAAGAGTGGGGAATAAAACAAGGCATTAGCTCACAGGTTCATCCGCACAAATTACGCCACTCATTTGCTTCGCATATTCTAGAGTCGTCGGGGGATTTACGTGCTGTGCAAGAATTATTGGGGCACAGTAGTCTATCGGCTACCCAAGTGTATACACATTTAGATTTTCAGCATTTAGCCAAGGTGTACGACAACACGCACCCACGAGCAAAAAAACAAACCGATTAG
- a CDS encoding DUF484 family protein, with amino-acid sequence MSELSKKQVINYLQQHPEFLIQHPELLAQLELQQQTQGTTSLVHIQQRQLREHNSRLKNQIDTMSKHATQNELVYRLFTQCHRQLWSNYDFNTLASNLQNIICTNPDIDDCRLIKYAAKYDELVKHRLSNANYYLGRIHQQERDLLFSETTQSVAIYLIGDIKKPTAILAFGSNNANHFAPEQDNLFVLDFVRSLQLRLLELA; translated from the coding sequence ATGAGCGAGCTAAGTAAAAAGCAGGTCATTAATTATTTGCAACAACACCCTGAATTTTTAATTCAGCATCCTGAGCTACTTGCCCAACTTGAGTTACAACAGCAAACTCAAGGAACAACGTCGCTGGTACATATTCAGCAACGACAGTTACGCGAGCACAACTCGCGTTTAAAAAATCAAATAGACACTATGAGTAAACACGCTACTCAAAACGAGCTGGTGTATCGTTTATTTACTCAATGTCACCGTCAACTTTGGAGTAATTACGACTTCAATACGCTCGCCAGTAACTTACAAAATATTATTTGTACTAACCCAGATATTGACGATTGCAGACTAATAAAATACGCCGCCAAATATGATGAACTGGTTAAACACCGTTTGTCTAATGCAAACTATTATTTGGGGCGCATTCACCAGCAAGAACGTGATTTACTGTTTAGCGAGACTACTCAGTCCGTTGCCATTTATTTAATTGGTGATATAAAAAAACCAACCGCAATTTTGGCTTTTGGTAGCAATAACGCAAACCACTTTGCGCCCGAACAAGACAACTTATTTGTACTCGACTTTGTACGTTCGTTACAATTACGGCTGCTGGAACTTGCATGA
- the dapF gene encoding diaminopimelate epimerase, protein MLVNFSKMHGLGNDFVVIDNITQNVFLSRDQIKKLADRHFGIGFDQLLMVEAPYSPDLDFHYRIFNADGTEVEQCGNGARCFARFVRMKGLTNKHKISVSTKSGNLTLYIEKDGQVTVNMGHPNFEPSKIPLKASKRELTYIIRAQEHTVFSGAVSMGNPHCVLEVDDITTAQVDILGPLLENHERFPQRANIGFMQVVSQEHIKLRVWERGVNETLACGTGACAAMVIGHMQNKLSSAVQVDLPGGSLQVRWSGEGHPVRMTGPAEHVFDGQVAL, encoded by the coding sequence ATGTTAGTTAATTTTTCCAAAATGCACGGCTTAGGCAACGACTTTGTTGTGATTGATAACATTACACAAAATGTTTTTTTGTCGCGAGATCAAATAAAAAAACTGGCAGATCGCCACTTTGGCATTGGCTTTGACCAATTGCTGATGGTTGAAGCGCCATATTCGCCTGATCTCGACTTTCATTATCGAATTTTTAATGCCGATGGCACTGAGGTTGAGCAATGTGGTAACGGCGCACGCTGTTTTGCTCGTTTTGTACGTATGAAAGGCCTGACTAACAAACACAAAATTAGTGTCTCAACTAAATCGGGCAACTTAACCCTGTATATCGAAAAAGACGGCCAAGTAACCGTAAATATGGGTCACCCTAATTTTGAGCCAAGCAAAATACCGCTCAAAGCCAGTAAACGCGAACTCACTTATATTATTAGAGCACAAGAGCACACCGTATTTAGTGGCGCAGTCTCTATGGGTAACCCACATTGTGTACTAGAAGTTGACGATATCACTACTGCGCAAGTGGATATATTGGGTCCGCTGCTGGAAAATCACGAACGCTTTCCGCAACGCGCTAACATTGGCTTTATGCAAGTTGTATCGCAAGAACATATTAAATTAAGAGTATGGGAGCGCGGTGTTAACGAAACACTCGCTTGTGGCACCGGCGCCTGTGCAGCAATGGTCATTGGTCATATGCAGAATAAGCTATCGAGTGCCGTTCAGGTCGATTTACCTGGTGGTAGTTTACAAGTTCGTTGGAGTGGCGAAGGCCATCCAGTACGTATGACAGGCCCCGCAGAGCATGTATTCGACGGACAAGTAGCCCTATGA
- the lysA gene encoding diaminopimelate decarboxylase, translating into MDFFNYKNNQLFAEEVSIASIAQQYGTPCYVYSRATFERHYLAFANATKNHKSLVCYAVKANSNIAVLNILARLGSGFDIVSKGELARVIKAGGDASKVVFSGVAKTSDEIAYALKLGIKCFNVESVSELERISEVACELNLEAPISIRVNPDIDAKTHPYISTGLKENKFGIDIQTAVSVYQQAAALPGLKIIGVDCHIGSQLTEVRPFLEALDKLMALIDELKTNGIELTHLDIGGGLGVPYNNEQPPHPSEYAAQVTERLANYKHLELIFEPGRAIAANAGILVTQVEFIKQNQDKFFAIVDAGMNDMLRPALYQAWQKIIPVSVRDDETPTHNFDIVGPVCETGDFLGKDRELALKQGDLLAQRSAGAYGFTMSSNYNSRPRAAEIMVDGEHHHLIRERETIESLYQGEKILP; encoded by the coding sequence ATGGATTTTTTTAACTATAAAAATAATCAACTGTTTGCTGAAGAGGTAAGTATTGCAAGCATTGCACAACAGTACGGTACGCCCTGTTATGTGTATTCACGCGCGACCTTTGAACGCCATTATTTAGCATTTGCTAACGCCACTAAAAACCATAAAAGTTTGGTCTGCTATGCAGTAAAAGCAAACTCTAATATTGCCGTGCTTAATATATTGGCGCGCTTAGGATCGGGTTTCGATATTGTTTCTAAAGGCGAACTTGCGCGAGTTATTAAAGCAGGTGGAGACGCTTCTAAAGTGGTTTTTTCAGGCGTTGCTAAAACATCTGATGAAATAGCGTATGCATTAAAGTTGGGGATTAAATGTTTTAATGTAGAATCTGTCTCTGAACTTGAGCGTATCTCTGAAGTTGCGTGCGAACTTAATTTAGAAGCGCCTATTTCTATTCGCGTCAATCCCGATATCGATGCAAAAACACATCCGTATATTTCTACCGGTTTAAAAGAAAATAAGTTTGGCATTGATATTCAAACTGCAGTAAGTGTTTATCAACAAGCAGCGGCTTTACCTGGTTTAAAAATTATTGGTGTTGATTGCCATATTGGTTCGCAATTGACTGAAGTTAGACCATTTTTAGAAGCCCTTGATAAATTAATGGCGCTTATTGATGAGCTAAAAACCAACGGTATTGAGCTAACGCACTTAGATATTGGTGGCGGTCTAGGCGTGCCATATAACAACGAGCAACCACCACACCCAAGTGAATATGCAGCGCAAGTTACCGAGCGCTTAGCAAACTATAAACACCTTGAACTTATTTTTGAACCAGGACGCGCTATTGCTGCGAACGCTGGTATTTTAGTGACTCAAGTTGAATTTATTAAACAAAACCAAGACAAATTTTTTGCTATTGTCGATGCAGGTATGAACGACATGCTGCGCCCTGCACTTTATCAAGCGTGGCAAAAAATTATTCCGGTATCCGTTCGCGACGACGAAACACCTACTCACAACTTTGATATTGTGGGTCCGGTGTGCGAAACGGGCGACTTTTTAGGAAAAGATCGCGAACTTGCGCTTAAACAAGGCGATTTACTCGCACAACGAAGTGCAGGTGCATATGGCTTTACCATGAGCTCAAACTACAACTCGCGCCCGCGTGCCGCAGAAATAATGGTAGATGGCGAGCATCATCATCTTATTCGCGAACGCGAAACTATTGAAAGCCTTTATCAAGGTGAGAAAATTTTACCATAA
- the lptM gene encoding LPS translocon maturation chaperone LptM — MKATHTLQLKKLLISTVLLSALAGCGQSGPLYLPEQQTEQNQPQDTAKPAIAEEQVNAQVKQEQ; from the coding sequence ATGAAAGCGACGCATACCTTACAATTAAAAAAACTATTAATAAGCACTGTACTGTTAAGCGCCTTAGCTGGCTGCGGACAAAGCGGTCCGTTATATTTACCAGAGCAACAAACAGAGCAAAATCAACCCCAAGATACAGCTAAACCCGCTATTGCCGAAGAGCAGGTAAATGCACAAGTAAAACAGGAGCAGTAA
- the cyaY gene encoding iron donor protein CyaY encodes MTEHEYHQLAEALMFTIEEQVDDCEADLDYESAQGILEIIFPDKSKIVINKQAPLHQVWVATKFNGHHFEMRDGLWIDNRSGAEFWAFINEASTRQAGQEVKWQSSL; translated from the coding sequence ATGACTGAACACGAATATCACCAATTAGCCGAAGCTCTTATGTTCACTATTGAAGAGCAGGTTGATGATTGCGAAGCTGATTTAGATTATGAATCGGCACAAGGTATTTTAGAAATTATTTTTCCTGACAAAAGTAAAATAGTGATCAACAAACAAGCACCTCTTCATCAAGTGTGGGTTGCAACGAAGTTTAACGGTCATCATTTTGAAATGCGTGATGGACTATGGATTGATAACCGATCTGGTGCTGAGTTTTGGGCATTTATAAATGAAGCCTCAACGCGCCAAGCTGGCCAAGAAGTTAAATGGCAATCATCACTATGA
- a CDS encoding alpha/beta hydrolase, whose translation MSLEFVEYPAQGEHKATVIWLHGLGDSGDGFAPVAPQLNLPSGLGIRFVFPHAPVQPVTINGGMEMRSWYDIKSIELDKRADEQGVRDSAAKVEALINQEIANGIPANKIILAGFSQGGVVSLHLAPRFEQKLGGVMALSTYMCVPQKFTDEAKHTDLNVFMAHGSQDNVVPHSAGRSAFEVLTAHNMDVSWQEYPMAHQVCAEELQAIRQWLIARLS comes from the coding sequence ATGAGTTTAGAATTTGTAGAATACCCAGCCCAAGGTGAGCACAAAGCGACCGTTATTTGGTTACATGGTTTAGGTGATTCAGGTGATGGTTTTGCACCTGTTGCACCGCAGTTAAATTTACCGAGTGGACTAGGTATACGGTTTGTTTTTCCGCATGCGCCAGTGCAACCGGTCACCATAAATGGTGGCATGGAAATGCGTTCTTGGTACGACATTAAATCTATAGAGTTAGATAAACGTGCCGATGAACAGGGCGTGAGAGACTCGGCTGCGAAAGTAGAAGCGTTAATCAATCAAGAAATTGCTAACGGCATACCGGCTAATAAAATCATTTTAGCTGGCTTTTCTCAAGGGGGGGTTGTGTCGCTACATTTAGCGCCGCGTTTTGAGCAAAAGCTTGGCGGTGTTATGGCGCTGTCTACTTATATGTGTGTGCCGCAAAAATTTACTGACGAAGCAAAGCATACTGATTTAAATGTATTTATGGCGCATGGTAGCCAAGATAACGTAGTACCGCATAGTGCGGGCAGAAGTGCGTTTGAAGTATTAACAGCACATAACATGGATGTAAGCTGGCAAGAATATCCAATGGCTCATCAAGTTTGCGCAGAAGAACTGCAAGCTATCCGCCAATGGTTAATTGCTCGTTTAAGTTAA
- a CDS encoding DUF2914 domain-containing protein produces MSQKIVIKANVKRELQESVPTVSYEWNWRRIVSIAMLVLMTSAAVVYGLTASVSAEQGEHPNEQEHFLSFSNSAASQTSDEATGVEPKQLTNIPEESVEITQMSIEPLLALQNENQKNISSNTPSEVDFVNNDTILLANNEIVTDQSESINTELNSNLDNEVQQETAEAQNTTEPANQSNLLLELENDDGALSGTEGFSPTAQVASVALGAQIDTDKISRAVLTRKVSKREPTNVFAADVRLSQFEDSLSFFSELKGLQGQQVRHIWTFEGSVMAEISLNVTSTRYRTYSTKNIMDTQAGHWRVDVVDEQGNLIAQKEFRILAD; encoded by the coding sequence ATGAGTCAAAAAATAGTTATTAAAGCAAATGTTAAACGCGAACTACAAGAGAGCGTACCAACGGTAAGCTACGAGTGGAATTGGCGTCGTATTGTGAGTATTGCTATGTTGGTATTAATGACCTCTGCAGCTGTTGTGTATGGTTTAACAGCGTCTGTCAGTGCAGAGCAAGGCGAGCATCCAAATGAGCAAGAGCACTTCTTAAGTTTTAGTAATAGCGCTGCGAGCCAGACAAGCGATGAAGCAACAGGTGTTGAGCCTAAGCAACTAACAAATATCCCTGAAGAGTCTGTAGAGATAACACAGATGAGTATTGAACCGTTATTAGCTTTGCAAAATGAAAATCAAAAAAACATTTCAAGTAATACACCTAGCGAAGTCGATTTTGTAAACAATGATACGATTTTATTAGCTAACAACGAAATTGTGACTGATCAAAGCGAAAGCATTAATACAGAGTTAAACTCAAATCTTGATAATGAAGTGCAACAAGAAACCGCAGAAGCTCAAAATACAACAGAGCCTGCTAATCAGAGTAACTTACTCTTAGAGTTAGAAAACGATGATGGCGCATTGAGTGGCACTGAAGGTTTTTCGCCTACAGCTCAGGTTGCAAGTGTCGCATTGGGCGCACAAATTGATACGGATAAAATTAGCCGCGCGGTATTGACGCGTAAAGTAAGTAAGCGTGAGCCTACCAATGTGTTTGCTGCTGATGTTCGCTTGAGCCAGTTTGAGGATTCACTGTCATTTTTTAGTGAGTTAAAAGGTTTACAAGGGCAGCAGGTAAGGCATATATGGACCTTTGAGGGCAGCGTTATGGCAGAAATTTCGCTTAATGTCACATCTACTCGTTATAGAACGTACTCAACAAAAAACATTATGGATACACAAGCCGGTCACTGGCGTGTAGACGTAGTTGACGAACAAGGTAATTTAATTGCCCAAAAAGAATTTAGAATTTTAGCTGACTAA
- the hemC gene encoding hydroxymethylbilane synthase yields the protein MTEKTKLVRIATRKSALALWQAEFVKAQLEHFHADVRVELVPMSTQGDIILDTPLAKIGGKGLFVKELEQAMLDGRADIAVHSMKDVPVEFPEGLALHTICEREDPRDAFVSNNFANLSELPQGAIVGTSSLRRQCQIKALRPDLDIRDLRGNVNTRLAKLDDGQYDAIILAAAGLIRLEMEDRIADYIEPEVSLPANGQGAVGIECRIDDEVTKALLAPLEHTQTRIRVNAERAMNRHLEGGCQVPIGAYALVDGEQVHLRGLVGAIDGSEILRDEVTGHINDAEILGTELAKKLLAQGADKILAEVYRDA from the coding sequence ATGACAGAAAAAACAAAATTAGTACGCATCGCAACTCGTAAAAGCGCTTTAGCACTTTGGCAAGCTGAGTTTGTAAAAGCACAACTAGAGCATTTTCATGCAGATGTGCGTGTTGAATTAGTCCCAATGTCGACACAAGGGGACATTATATTAGATACCCCACTGGCTAAAATTGGCGGCAAAGGCTTGTTTGTTAAAGAGCTTGAACAAGCCATGTTAGATGGTCGTGCTGATATTGCGGTGCATTCTATGAAAGATGTACCCGTAGAGTTTCCAGAAGGATTAGCACTGCATACTATTTGTGAGCGTGAGGATCCACGTGATGCGTTTGTATCAAATAATTTTGCTAATTTAAGCGAGCTACCACAGGGCGCTATTGTCGGTACTTCTAGTTTACGCCGTCAGTGCCAAATTAAAGCACTTCGCCCTGATTTAGATATTCGTGATTTGCGCGGTAATGTAAATACACGTTTAGCTAAATTAGATGACGGCCAATACGATGCCATTATTTTAGCGGCTGCTGGGCTTATTCGTTTGGAAATGGAGGATCGTATTGCTGATTACATTGAGCCAGAAGTGTCGTTACCAGCAAATGGTCAAGGTGCTGTAGGTATTGAATGTCGTATCGATGACGAAGTAACAAAAGCGTTACTTGCCCCACTTGAGCATACGCAGACACGTATTCGTGTGAATGCAGAACGTGCGATGAATCGTCACTTAGAAGGCGGTTGTCAAGTACCTATTGGTGCTTATGCATTAGTTGATGGCGAACAGGTACATTTACGCGGTTTAGTTGGCGCAATTGATGGTAGCGAAATTTTACGTGACGAAGTAACCGGTCATATAAATGACGCAGAAATATTAGGCACTGAGCTTGCTAAAAAATTACTTGCGCAAGGTGCAGATAAAATTTTAGCTGAAGTATATCGAGACGCGTAA
- a CDS encoding uroporphyrinogen-III synthase, whose translation MPHILITRPEGKGVSLAQQLEQAGYQASLFPVLKIAYLTPSNTQLSPLINADKIIFISQDAVNALALLKPNINTKAQFYAVGQQTADTIYALFGVRAAIPKQYDSEGLLALKSLAEVDGSSIALVKGQGGRPDIAKVLKERGAFLNNCVVYKREPVSGLVNSWTDHWQSNNVHGIVITSNAAVDAIFTPLAAPQKQWLQQCQFYVASERIAAYLQQQQVSLANIHIAAGASDDAMFACINQQGSTMSEQSKSITTEKNTPTTASTASAKSTKQEPVTAKNAADRNKQKVSKVATLALLVSLIVASGVGYDFYQKLNAGKAQNLAVNDLNEQNKLLTQELQALKSAQSNFQQALSNSEKKIAAALSESAAQNQQELKAALQKAQQQSSSLNPQEVTSLQRMAEFKLWAEKDYQGTSAVLKRLDALLSEHPGTVEVRQAIMQDIQTLDSLKPVATEAIYLQLNSVLTSIDDLVFNAVNLPQEAAVIDENALSDNVSDWQQNLSNSWNKIVDSFITVRQHEGVSIEPLLTEQERHLINQRIKLNLTQAQDALMSKQASIFFNALSEAKRLVAEYFKQGDDATKSVLKALSNLEKEQLNFNPEVTLQSTQKVKEWAQ comes from the coding sequence ATGCCACATATTCTGATAACTCGGCCCGAAGGAAAAGGCGTATCTCTTGCCCAACAACTTGAGCAAGCGGGTTATCAGGCGTCTTTATTCCCTGTATTAAAAATAGCTTATTTAACCCCCTCTAACACGCAGCTTAGTCCGTTAATAAATGCAGATAAAATTATTTTTATTTCGCAAGATGCGGTTAATGCCCTTGCACTATTAAAGCCAAATATAAATACAAAAGCGCAGTTTTATGCGGTAGGGCAGCAAACTGCCGACACAATATACGCGTTATTTGGTGTGCGAGCCGCGATACCTAAGCAGTATGATTCTGAAGGTTTGCTGGCGCTAAAGTCACTTGCTGAGGTTGATGGTAGTAGTATAGCATTAGTTAAAGGGCAAGGTGGTCGCCCTGATATAGCTAAAGTGCTTAAAGAGCGTGGTGCATTTTTAAATAATTGCGTCGTATACAAACGAGAACCAGTGAGTGGGCTAGTTAATAGCTGGACAGACCACTGGCAAAGCAATAATGTACACGGTATAGTCATAACAAGTAATGCAGCAGTCGATGCCATTTTTACTCCCCTCGCTGCACCACAAAAACAATGGTTACAACAGTGTCAGTTTTATGTTGCCAGCGAGCGCATAGCCGCATATTTACAACAGCAACAAGTAAGCTTGGCTAATATACATATTGCAGCAGGAGCTAGCGATGACGCTATGTTTGCCTGCATTAATCAGCAAGGTAGCACCATGAGCGAACAGTCAAAGTCGATAACGACAGAAAAAAATACACCAACAACAGCAAGCACGGCTTCAGCCAAGTCAACTAAGCAAGAGCCAGTCACTGCAAAAAATGCCGCAGACAGAAATAAACAAAAAGTGAGTAAGGTGGCAACACTTGCGCTGCTTGTTTCGCTTATTGTCGCTTCTGGTGTTGGATACGATTTTTATCAAAAATTAAATGCTGGTAAAGCGCAAAACCTAGCGGTTAATGACTTGAATGAGCAAAATAAGTTACTGACTCAAGAGCTGCAAGCACTTAAGTCAGCCCAATCTAATTTTCAACAAGCGTTGTCTAATAGCGAGAAAAAAATTGCCGCAGCGCTAAGTGAAAGTGCAGCTCAAAATCAGCAAGAACTAAAAGCAGCTTTGCAAAAAGCGCAGCAACAAAGCTCGTCTTTAAACCCACAAGAAGTAACCAGCTTACAACGTATGGCTGAGTTTAAGTTATGGGCTGAGAAAGATTACCAAGGCACCAGTGCAGTTTTAAAACGCTTAGACGCATTGCTTAGTGAACACCCAGGTACAGTTGAAGTTCGCCAAGCTATTATGCAAGACATACAAACACTTGATAGCCTTAAACCTGTTGCAACAGAGGCTATTTATTTACAGCTAAACAGTGTGCTAACAAGTATTGATGACTTAGTATTTAACGCCGTTAATTTACCTCAAGAAGCCGCTGTAATTGACGAAAATGCTTTAAGTGATAATGTGAGTGATTGGCAGCAAAATTTAAGCAATAGTTGGAATAAGATTGTTGATAGTTTCATCACTGTTCGTCAGCATGAGGGCGTTTCTATTGAGCCACTACTTACCGAACAAGAACGCCATCTAATTAATCAGCGTATTAAACTTAATCTTACCCAAGCACAAGATGCACTAATGAGTAAGCAGGCAAGTATTTTCTTTAACGCTTTGAGCGAGGCAAAACGCTTAGTGGCTGAATACTTCAAACAAGGCGATGATGCAACTAAGTCAGTACTCAAAGCGTTATCAAATCTTGAAAAAGAGCAGCTTAACTTTAATCCAGAAGTAACACTGCAAAGTACACAAAAGGTTAAGGAGTGGGCGCAATGA